ATTTGTGCGCATCGTTTTGTTTGGTTTCGATGGCGAAGAACAGTGTTTCCTGCGGAGAGCTTAGTTTTCGGCTGTCGGTAAGCAACAGCGATATTTCACCCTCGGCAATATTTTGATTCTTTATGCCCAGTATAGAGGCTATTTTAAGGATGGAATACTTCATTGTTTTATTTTTTTTGTTAATTCTTCCGTTTCCCGGCGACAATCTATTCGGGGGTGATTTTGCCGGAACAGAATCAGTTTTTGTAACGTTTGCTTTAAAAATTGACGGTAGTTTTCGGTTGATTCATTCAACGGTACGTGGTTTAGAGAGCGGCTTATCTGATTCCATTCTGAGATGGCGTCTTGGGTCTCTCTCCGGAAAAAGGTTTTGCAAAAGCGCTCCCATATGTAATCGGTGGCAACACCAGATGGATGCATCATGTCCTCTGCAAAGAAACGGTAGTCACGCAGTTCGTCCAATAAAATCTCATAGGCCGGAAAGTAAGTGAGTGCGGATGTAAACATTTCCTGCAATTCGTCTATTGCCAGATGAAGGATGGATTTGCTGATCTGATTTTCGTGGGCACCGTCTTTCCAGTGCCGGATGGGTGAAACGGTAAAAATAAATCTTGCAGCAGGATTAAGTGCCGAGATGGTGTTGATGACGCCGCTCCATTCCTTTACGATTGCTTCGACCGTTAATCGTTCCCTTATAAAGGTGTCCGGTGGAAATTTGTGGCAATTGGCCACGACTTCTCCTGTCGATTTCAGTTTGTAAACGTAAGCCGTGCCAAAAGTGATGAAGAATACATCTGTCCGGGGAATAAATGCTGCTGCTTCGGCAAACATCCGGGAAATGTTTTCCATGCACTTGTTTTTGTCAGGATGGGAAAACCGGCCATGATGCATGAAACTTTGGTAAACGCCGTTGTGGAAAATAAGGTCGGTTCCGCTGAAATTCCGGTTGGAAAGCAATCGATTTACAACTGCCGCAACGGAGAACGGATTGTACACGATCCCGAAAGGGTTCACATTTGCCTGAAACTTGTATTCCAGCAGTTTGGAACCCATGTTCTCCGAAAAACAAGAGCCGAACAGCATTATCCCTGTGGAATGATCAATCCGGAAAGTTGATTCCGGAATAATTACCGGTGTCCTGAAATCCATCGCTAACTAAATTCTTGTACAAAAATAGCGATTAACCTTCCAACTTCGAAATCTGAATGATTATAATTTGTGAAAAGGGGAAATGAAATG
This portion of the Petrimonas sulfuriphila genome encodes:
- a CDS encoding GSCFA domain-containing protein, translated to MDFRTPVIIPESTFRIDHSTGIMLFGSCFSENMGSKLLEYKFQANVNPFGIVYNPFSVAAVVNRLLSNRNFSGTDLIFHNGVYQSFMHHGRFSHPDKNKCMENISRMFAEAAAFIPRTDVFFITFGTAYVYKLKSTGEVVANCHKFPPDTFIRERLTVEAIVKEWSGVINTISALNPAARFIFTVSPIRHWKDGAHENQISKSILHLAIDELQEMFTSALTYFPAYEILLDELRDYRFFAEDMMHPSGVATDYIWERFCKTFFRRETQDAISEWNQISRSLNHVPLNESTENYRQFLKQTLQKLILFRQNHPRIDCRRETEELTKKIKQ